AAGTGTGTTGGCTTTTGGGGTAGTATGGAGTATGCTAATGGCCTTATTGTCGGTACCAGTACTCTATATTGGCTGGATTAATGCCCAAGACAAAAAAGATATTTTAACGCAACAAAACGCATAGACCGATATGAAGTCGTTCCTAAAAAATATAATTATGTTGGCGATTGCTTGCTCATTGAGCAAGCAACATGCCACTGCCCAAGCACCCACGTATTCTTTACAACAGTTAAAAGAGGTTGCTCTAAAAAATAATCATATTTTGGCTGTTAAACAGTGGCAAATTGCTGAGAGAGAAGCCAAAATTAAAGAAGACGAAACCAAGCGTTATCCAACGGCAACGCTAAACGGTAATTATCAATATAACTTTAATTTGGCCAATATTACGATTCCTGCAGGCTCGATTGGTATACTGCCATTGAGTAGCACTACACAAGTACCGCTGCCTAACGTAGACAAGAATATAGAAATAGGTAACAAAAATCTGTACAATATTGGTGTAACGGCCTATCAGCCTATTAGCCAGCAAATTAAAATCAAAACGGGCTTGGAAGTAAACCGTATGGATGTGGCTATTACTGAAAAAGAAAAGCAAAAAATTGCCCTACAAATTAGCCAAGGGGTTGAGCAATTGTACTACGGAACACTAATTGCCCAAAAACAACTCGAAGAGGCTCAGGCCAAATTGGCGGTGGCACAAGCCAAACTAGGGGATGTCGAAACGGCTATTGCTGCTGGTAAAACTATCGATGTTAATCAGGCTGGTTTGATGGCTAATATAGCCGATGAAGAACAGAATATTTTAAAGTTAAGTATTCAGACACAAAATTATAAGTCTGATTTAGTAAAATTGACGGGTATTGCCGAGGAGGATTTTAACCTACAAGAATTACCGTTGGTATTAGAAGATATAACGGGTATTGAAAGTTTTAAAACCTCAGTGTCTTCCAATCCCGATATTCAGATTGCTAGCCTGACCAAAGAAAAAGCTGACTTAGGTATTAAAGCTGCCAAACAGAGCACTCTGCCCGATTTTGGGGTAGTAACAGGGTATGCTTATCAATCTGGGAATCCTATTTTGCCAAGTCATAACCCTTTTGTGGGGCTAAACCTCAAATGGAATATCCAAGATTTATTCTCTAATAAGCACTTACTCCAACAACGTGAAGCACAAGCGAAACAGGCCGAAGAGTATATCTTGAATCTTCAACAGCAGGTCAATAGCGATATAGAAAAAGCTTATCGCAAGGTCAACCAAAGCAAGGCGTTGATTGCTGTTGCCCAAAAAGTATTGGAGTATCGTAGCAAAGAATTGAAAGTTCAGGAAGACAAACAGCTGGCTGGGCTAAACCTAAAAACGGATATGCTGAATACCAAGGCACAAGTAGCCAAAGCCAATGCCGACGTTTATGCAGCACAATTGGCATATACCTTGGCCGTGTCTGAATTAAAGAATTTGATTGGACAATAAATAACTTGTGGTTCGTTCAGAAAATCTGAATACAGAATATTTTCAGGATTTACCCAACGTTGGCATTATGGGATTTTCGTAAAAAAGAAGCTGTGATAACTTCCCATTAACTGGCGAATTGATTCGTAGTTAATGGGAAAATACTAGTATATATCCCCCAGAACACTTCTGAAAATCTTGATAATAATTAGTATTGTAGAGCTTTTAAAGCTGTTTTCATGAGTGTTATTGTTAGGTTTATTTTCTTCTCCACCAAAGCAAAAAACCTGTAATAGCCAATACCCCTGGTGTAAGTCCAATAATAACATACAATAGCTGGACAAAAATACCACCATAATTTCCGACGTGCAATGGATAAAAAAGAGCCTCTAGCTTTTCGCCAAAAGCTAACTCCGAAAAGCGTTTAATATTGATGAAAAGCCCTGTTTGTGCATCAAAATTAACCCTATTGCCTCCTGCAAATAAGGGGTTTTGGTTCTGGAGTCGGCCTCTTACGTTAAATTTTTTGTTAGGTTGAGTTGGCAAGTACACATAATTAGGTATCAAATCAGGCATTTTTGACAATGCCTCTTTATACATTTTATCAAGCGATACTTTTACCAAAGTATTAGGCTGGGTTGGAATAACTTCATTGTGCCAAGTGTCTGCTTCAAAAGCAAATAGGTTCATCCAGAAGCCCGTAAAAAAGATAATGGCATTGAGCAAAAGCGACCATACTCCTATGATTCTATGCAAATCTGACGAAATAGTTCTCCAGTTTTTGGTTTTGACACGCACTTTGAAGGTTAACACTTTCCAAATAAACTTTCGGTATACCAACGCCCCTGTAAGCATAGACAAAAGCATGATAATACCCATCGAAGCCGCAAAGGCTGCCCCAGGCATACCCCAGTGAAAAGAGAAATGAAACTGAAAACACCATTCTAACAAATCTAGCCGCCAGTCGTCGCTTCGGCCATGACGAATAATTTGTCCTGTATATTGGTCGATTCTCAGTAAGCCTAGGTCGTAGGTCAACAATTGGGCGTCGTTGAGATACAGCCTAAAACAATAAGCCTGATTAGCAGGAGCTTCGGGATTTATCCACGAAAGACCATCTAAATTAGGATACTGTCGAGTAATAATCTGATAAATACTGTCCAAGGCTATGGGCTTAGACTTTACAGATACAGTATTAATATCGGTATAAATAGAGTCTTCTAGTGTATCCTTAAATACTAATATTGAGCCACTTAGCCCCAATAGCAACAGAAAAATACCCGTTGTTAATCCTAACCATTTATGGACACTATAAAGTTTACGATATAATTTCATACAATTTTTTTTAAAATTAAAGGAGTTGATAGGAGAGGTGAAACTTCTGGTTTAGTTGTGAATTAGTGAAGAGCGATATTATCCTTTTGATTTTTCGCCAAACTATCTTTGTAAAAACTCACTAATTAACAATTCACCATTACTAAAGAGCCAATGGCGAACCACAAAAATAGGCTAAAATGCCTAGATTTCAATAGTTGATGTCACCAGTCTCTACGGTAAAAACCTCAATCTTACAAGAGAAAATGCCCTATTATAAGCATCCATGACAAATATATTTCCTTTTTGAAAACCTGTTGCACTTGTTTTTAGCCTACATTTGCCCCATGAAAATATTCTCAGTCATATTCTCTTTGTATATTATTTTGCTTGCATGTCTGCCTTGCGGAGATGCCAGCGACTGTACAAAGGTGACTGATACAAACCAATTTTCATTTTACCAAACTGAACATTCGGGACATACTGATGATGCTGAAACCTGTTCGCCTTTTTGTATCTGTGCCTGTTGTGGCACAAACATCGCTTTTAGTTTTCAGTTTCCTGTGGTAGCTCCCGACGTTGAGTGTCCATTTCGTCCCGAAAAAGCAACAATTGCGTACCAAAATGAGGCTTGGATTTCCAACTTCTACGGTAATATCTGGCAACCACCCAAAATCTAATTTTCCCAACTTTATGGCCACTGTTCCCAGCTGATAACGTATATCAGCATGGTTAGCTATTTGTGGCATTCCATAAGTTTTCAACTATTAGATTTTTATAAAATGTTAGATAAAATCATTGCATTCTCGATAAAAAACAAATTTATCGTGGGCTTATTTACTTTGGCTTTAATCTTAGTGGGTGTATATAATTTAAGCCGACTACCTATCGATGCCCTGCCCGATATTACCAACAATCAAGTACAGGTTATTACTACCGCTCCGACTTTGGCAACCCAAGAAGTTGAGCAATTTATTACTTATCCTATCGAACAAACGATGAAGACGATTCCCAAAATTGTAGAAATGCGGTCGTTTAGTCGTTTTGGTTTGAGTGTAATTACCTTAGTTTTTGAAGAAAATGTAGATATTTATTGGGCAAGACAACAAATCAGCGAGAAGCTCAAAGATGCCGAACGGATAATTCCAAAGGGTATCGGGATTCCAGAATTAGCTCCTATTAGTACAGGGCTGGGCGAAATTTATCAGTATGTTATTTTTGCTAAAAAGGGTTTTGAAAATAAATACGATGCCTCAAAACTGCGTAGTATTCAGGATTGGCTAGTAAAACCCCAGCTTTTGGGAACGGCTGGTATTGCCGAAGTAACTACCTTGGGTGGTAATCTGAAGCAATACGAAATTGCGGTTCAGCCCGACCGCCTCAAAAGTATGAATATTACAATTACCGATATTTTTATGGCTCTTGAAAAAAATAATGAAAACACAGGAGGAGCTTATATTGACAAACAGCCTTATGTATATTTTATCAGGGCTTTGGGGATGGTTAAAAATATCGCTGATATTGAAAAAATAGTGGTCAAAAATAATAATGGTATTCCTATTCTTATTCGAGATGTAGCCAAAGTACAGGAAGGTGCCGCCTTGCGATACGGTGCTGTTACCAAAGACGGAAAAGGGGAAGTAGTTGGCGGTATGGTGCTAATGCTCAAGGGCGAAAATTCTTCGGCAGTGGTAAACCGTACCAAAGCCAAAGTAGAACAAATCCGTAAGTCGTTGCCTGAAGGTGTCGCTATCGAGCCTTTTGTTGACCGTACCAAACTGGTTGACAATGCCATTGGTACTGTCGAAAAAAACCTTCTTGAAGGTGCTCTCATTGTTATTTTTGTATTGGTATTGTTATTGGGTAACTGGCGAGCGGGCTTAATTGTAGCTTCGGTGATTCCTTTGGCACTACTTTTTGCTGTTATTATGATGAACCTCTTTGGGGTAAGTGGTAATTTGATGAGTTTAGGAGCAATAGACTTTGGGCTGATTGTGGATGGAGCAGTAATTATTGTCGAAGCCGTGATTCATCGCCTTCACCAAAACAAAGAAGGGCGGTTAGACGCTCAACAAATGGATAATGAAGTATTGCACGCCGCCACCCAAATACGAAGTAGTGCTGCTTTTGGCGAAATCATTATTCTTATTGTGTATTTACCTATTTTGGCGTTGGTAGGTACAGAAGGTAAAATGTTCAAGCCAATGGCTCAAACCGTTTCCTTTGCTATTTTGGGAGCGTTCATTTTGTCGCTTACTTATGTGCCAATGGCTTCGGCTCTGTTTTTGAGCAAAATGATTAGTCATAAAAAGAATATTTCCGACAAAATTATTGATTTTGTGTATCGCTTTTATCAGCCTATTTTAACAAAAGCTTTACAGTACAAAACCTTTATTTTGAGTATCTCTTTTGTTTTATTTCTGGGAGCTTTTGGGGTATTTAGTCGTATGGGAGGCGAGTTTATTCCTACGCTAGAAGAGGGCGATTATGCCATTAATTTCAGAAGTGCCAATGGCAGTTCTTTGAGCATGAGTATCGAGATTTCGACCAAATTAGAACAAATCCTAAAAGCAAAATTTCCAGAAGTAGTAGAAGTTGTAGCCAAAATAGGGTCGGCCGAAATTCCTACCGACCCTATGCCTATCGAATCGGGGGATTTGATTATTATTCTGAAAGATAAATCTCAATGGACAAGCTCCAAAGATTTCTATCAGTTGGCCGATATGATGAAAAAAGAAATGGAACAAATTCCAGGGGTATCTTTTGAAGTATCACAACCTATTCAGATGCGTTTTAATGAATTGATGACGGGGGTAAGAAGCGATATTGCTATCAAGATTTTTGGCGAAGATTTAGAAAAATTAGCCATAACCGCCAACAATGCTATTGGTCTTATTGGCAATATCGAAGGTGTAGCCGACATCAAAGCCGAGCAAGTAACTGGAATGCCTCAAATAACGGTACGTTATAATCCCGACAAAATGGCTCTTTATGGCCTCAATGTTGGCGACCTCAATAAAGTTGTACGCACTGGTTTTGCGGGTGAAGCCACTGGAACAGTGTATGAAGGCGAAAAACGCTATGACTTGGTTGTTCGTCTCGACAAAGATTTCCGTCAGGATATTTCTAATGTAAAAAATATCTTTATCAGTTTGCCATCGGGCAATCAAATTCCACTTGAACAAGTAGCCGATGTGAATTTTGAACAAGGCCCCGCTCAAATAAGTCGTGAAGATGGTCGTCGCAGAATAGTAATTGGTCTCAATGTGCGTGGACGAGATGTAAAATCGGTAGTAAATGATATTCAAGCGAAATTAGATACCCAACTGAAGCTTCCAGAAGGCTATTATATAACTTATGGCGGACAATTTGAAAATCTCGTCGAGGCCAATAAACGCCTTTCTGTGGCTGTTCCTGCGGCTTTATTACTGATTTTTGTATTACTTTATTTTACTTTTCATTCTGTCAAACAATCCCTTTTAATCTTTTCAGCGATTCCACTTTCGGCTATCGGAGGCGTATTTGCACTTTGGTGGCGAGGAATGCCCTTTAGTATCTCGGCAGGTATTGGGTTTATTGCACTTTTTGGAGTGGCAGTACTCAATGGTATTGTATTGATTGGCTATTTTAACCAACTCAAAACAGAAGGTTGGGACGATACTCTGGCTCGTATCAAAGAAGGTACAAAAGTAAGGCTTCGCCCCGTAGTTATGACGGCCGCTGTAGCCTCGTTGGGCTTTTTGCCAATGGCTCTGAGCAGCGGTGCAGGGGCTGAAGTTCAAAAACCTTTGGCAACAGTGGTTATCGGTGGACTCATTACTGCTACCTTACTCACCCTGATTATCCTTCCGATTTTATATTTATTACTAGAAAAAGGGATAAAGTCTCCTTCAAAAATAAGTACTCTTAAAGTTTTTGTACTACTATATTTCATTGGTAATAGTACTAACGTATTCGGGCAACAAAACCTTAGTTTATCGCAAGCAATTGAAATAGCTACGCAAAAGAATACGCTCGTTCAGGCCAGCGAGCTGGCCGTGAAAGTACAAAATCAGCTAAAGCCAACGGCTGTAGAATTACCCAAAACAACTATTAATGCCATGTTGGGGCAGTACAATACCAAAAGTTTTGACCATAATTATAGTATCTCTCAAGGATTTAGTCCTTTCCAAATTCAAGCAAAAAAGCGACTCATCAACGAGAATATCAAGTACAGCGAACTCAAATTAGCTGCAACCAAACACGATGTTACTTTTCAGATTCGGCAATCATGGAACATGATTCTGTACTGGTCAGCTATGAATCAAGTATTGCAAAAACAAGAAGAATACCTGCAAGGATTGGTGAATGCTACTGCTTTGCGGTTCAAAACAGGCGAGAGTAATTTATTAGAAAAAACAACCGCCCAAACCAAACAGCAAGCTTTGGTACAGCTAAGAAAGCAAAATGACGGATTGATTATAAGTGAAAAAATTAAGCTAAAGCACCTTCTGAATTTACAGGAAGATTTTGTTTTGGCTGAAAGTAGCTTTCTGCCTTCAAAAGCCCTTTACACAGATTCGGTTTATATTCGTCAGAATCCTGTGCTTCAAATTGCTATTCAACAAGTACAACTTGCCCAAGCTACTCAAAATCTTGAAAAAGCCCAGAAAAAACCTGAATTTTTGGCTGGGTATTTCTTGCAGTCACTTATTGGCAACCAAGAAATGGCAGGAAAAACAACTCATTACAATGGTTTGCCACGCTTTCAGGGTGTCAATTTGGGTATAAATATTCCTCTGTTTAGCAAGGCAAGCAATGCCCGTATTCAGGCAACTAGCACCGAAATATTGGTACAACAAAAAAATGCTGAATATCTCAAAAATCAGCTCAGCAGTCAGTTACTACTACAGCTCGAAGAACAGAAAGTAAACCAGTCTTTGATAGATTATTATGTTCAAACGGCCTTGCCTAATGCAACACTGATTGGTAATAATGCCCAAAAAGCCTTTCAAAATGGCGAAATAGGCTATGTCGAATATCTACAGGCTTTAGAAACTGTACTAAGTATTCAGCAAAATTACCTGAATGCCATCAGCCAATTCAACCAAAATAATGTCAATATTCAATATTTGTTGAACAATTAAATTTTTGAAAAATGACTCTCAAGTATCATAAAATAACAAAATATATGACGATATTACTTGTTCTTCTAACAATGTTATCGTGTAATAAAAGTACAGAAGCTACCGCAACCGAAGAGCATCATGAAGGCAAAAAGGGAACAGTTGAGCTTACGCCAGCTCAGGTAAAGGCTTCTCAGATTGTTTTTGGGAATTTTGAGCGAAAAAACCTCAGTGAGGTAATTACCGCCAATGGCTATACCAAGCTACCCCCTCAAAATCAGGCAGATGTATCGGTTTTTATGGCAGGTATTATCAAAACAATTACAGTAATTGAAGGGCAATACGTAAAAAAAGGACAAACATTGGCTACATTTCAAAGTGTAGAATTTAATAATTTACGATTGCAAAAGGCAAAGCTAAAAGATGAATTGCAACAAGCAAAATCCTCAATGGATTATTTAAGTGCTGATTTTCGCCGTCAAAAAGAATTGAGTAACGAACATGTTACTGCCCAAAAAACGTTTCAGAAAACCAGTGCCGACTTTGAAGCGTTGAAAAGTAAAATCGAGAATTTGACACAGCAAATCCAGATTGTAGAACAAACTATATCGCTAAGTGGCAATGAAAATAAGGCAACAATAGCCATTACCGCACCTATATCGGGCTATATTACGGCTGTAGAAGTAAAGATTGGCAGTAGTGTTTCGCCCAATACGTCTTTGTTTTCTATTGTTGATAATGCGAAAATGCACGTCGATTTGTTGGTGTATGAAAAAGACCTTTTTAAAATAAAAATTGGGCAAAATGTTCGTTTTGTGCTTACCAATCAAGGAAATCAGGAAATCTTGGGAAAGATTTTTAGCATTGGAAAGGCTTTTCAGAATGAAACAAAATCGGTGGCTGTTCATGCCGATATTAACAACAGCAAGGCAGGACTAATATCGGGTATGTATGTAAGTGCCTTGATTGATATTGGGAATAATGATGTAAATACACTTCCTATCGATGCCGTTGTAAAGGCTGAGGGCAAAGAGTTTATTTTTATCCGAGAAGAACATGACGAGAAAAATGAAAAGGAAGCCCACGATGATGGTATTCAGTTTAAGCGAATTGAGGTAAAAACAGGTACAACGCAATTGGGTTTTGTACAGGTTACTCCTCTTCAGGATATACCTGATGGGGTAAAAATTGTTATCAAAGGTTCATATTATTTACAATCATCTATTGCCAACGCCGAAGGCGGCGATGACCATGGACATTGATTTATGGAGTTGTGAGTTAGTGAACGAGTAAATAAAGAGATAAGAAGTTTATGGATTGATAATGAATAGATTGTGTGCTATGTGATGAGAATTTGCGTATTACAGCCTGTTAAGGCGTTGATTAGAAGTTTAAAATAATTGTTTAAGAACCTTTAACTCGCTAATTCACAACGCACACAATCACTCATGATTCCCGCTACCTAAAATAAAAAAATATGAAACATCAGCATATTTATGACAAAGATGGCAAACAGCTTTGTTGTACCGAAGAAGAAAAAATTAACCAAATGGCAGCTACTACCCTGACCCATAATGCCAGTTGTAGCTGCTGTGATGGCGACGAGCATCATGAGCATCAGCATGATGATGACGAGCATGACCACGACCACGACCACGACCATAACCATAACACTGGTAGCACTAGTACTATCCAAATGTTTTTTCCAGCAATAGCCAGTTTTGTTTTATTGCTAATCGCTATTGTGATAGACAATTACTATCCACAATCGTGGTTTACAGGCACGGTACGAATAGCTTGGTATGGTATTGCTTATATGCCTGTGGGTTTTCCTGTACTCAACGAAGCCATACGAAGTATTGTTAAGGGCGAAATATTTTCAGAGTTTTTACTGATGAGTATTGCCACAGTAGGAGCTTTTGGCATTGGCGAATATCCCGAGGGAGTAGCTGTCATGTTGTTTTATTCCGTTGGCGAAGTATTTCAAACGTTGGCAGTAAGACGTGCGAAGGCAAATATCAAATCGCTGTTAGACCAGCGTCCCGATGAAGTAACCATTTTGGAAAACAACCAGCCCAAAACTATTAAAGCAATTGCTGCCAATGTAGGCGATATTATTCAGCTAAAAGCAGGAGAAAAATTAGGTTTGGATGGCGAATTACTTTCTGATTCTGCCTCTTTCAATACGGCTGCACTCACTGGTGAAAGTAAACCCGATACCAAAACCAAAGGCGAAACCGTACTAGCAGGTATGATTAACCTCAATACAGTAACACAAGTAAAAATCACGACTGCCTACAAAGATAGTAAGCTTTCAAAAATTTTGGATTTGGTTCAAAATGCCACAGCCCAAAAAGCTCCAACAGAATTGTTTATCAGAAAGTTTGCTAAAATCTATACGCCAATGGTCGTTTTTTTGGCACTGGCAATTTGTACATTACCCTACTTCTTTGTCGAAGATTATATTTTTAATCAGTGGTTGTACCGAGCTTTGATTTTCTTGGTTATTTCTTGCCCTTGTGCCTTAGTAATTAGTATTCCTCTAGGATATTTTGGAGGTATTGGTGCTGCTAGCAGACATGGTATTTTGTTTAAAGGAAGTAATTTTCTGGATATTATTGCCAATATCCAGCAAGTCGTAATGGATAAAACAGGTACAATGACCGAAGGTATTTTCAAAGTTCAGGAAGTGGTAATAAAGCCTAATGTCAATAAAGATGAAATTCTACAAATGATAAATGCCTTGGAAAGCCAAAGTACACATCCAGTAGCTACGGCCATTCATGATTTTGTAGGAAAAATAGACAACGGTATCGTTTTGGAAAATACGGAAGAAATAGCTGGGCAAGGGCTTAGGGCCAACATCAATGGCAAAGAATTACTGGTTGGTAATTTCAAACTATTGAATACTTTTTCTATTGATTATGATATAGACCCAGCTTCCATTGTTTATACCGTCATTGCTATTGCCTATAACAAAGCATTTGTAGGATACCTAACCATTGCCGATAGCATAAAGGACGATGCCAAGTTGACGATTGACCAGCTAAAAGCATTAGGGGTAAAAACAACGATGCTGAGTGGCGATAAAACCAATGTAGTAAAATTTGTGGCTGATACTTTGGGTATTGTCAATGCTTTTGGCGATTTATTGCCCGAAGATAAAGTCAACAAAGTGAAGGCACTAAAAGCCACTAACGAAACAGTATGTTTTATTGGCGATGGCGTAAACGATGCCCCAGTAGTAGCACTCAGCGACGTAGGAATTGCAATGGGTGGATTAGGGAGCGATGCCACCATCGAAACTGCCGATGTGGTGATTCAAGACGATAAGCCATCTAAAATACCAATGGCAATTAATATCGGCAAACAAACTAAGAAAATCGTTTGGCAAAATATCACCATGGCTTTTGCCGTAAAAGCAATTGTATTGATACTTGGTGCAGGCGGACTAGCCAATATGTGGGAAGCCATTTTTGCCGATGTCGGCGTAGCATTATTAGCAATTCTCAATGCCGTTCGTATTCAGAATATGAAGTTTTGATACAGATATTGGTTACACACCCATTGAATTAGGTATTTAACATTATTTCCTATTAACTGGCGATTTCATGTGCCAGTTAATAGGAAGTCGTTGAAAACAATCCTGAAAATTCTGGTTTCGAGCTGTTTTAAAACAGAATTAAACACCTTTTAAAATGTTGTATCCTAAAAATATACCAAGGTGATTTTGTTGTAAATTAGTAACAAGTAGCTATTTCTCTTATGGCAAGTTGTTAGTTCTGTATTGTTTCTTCTTCCCAAAGTCTAGTCTGAATAACTCTTCTCGTTGTCGATTAAATTGTACGTATGGTAGAATAATTCAAAAAAGTAAAAAGTTTCCTGCTTGTTTTGTTGTTACAAAAGCCCTTGAATACTATTTCAAGCAAATAAGTATGGCTCTAAAAGGCTACTGAGGCTTATTATTCACTCTCTTCCCCACAACAATATTGTATGAAATATACTATAGTTTTTTTATGCTTGCTGATTACCAATATTTTTGGACAAACTCCCAACAAAACGCATGAAATCAAAGGTTTGGTAATGGACGCATCTACCAAACAGCCTTTACCTTTTGCCTCTATAACGGTTTATAAAATAGTAGATACAAAAGAAACACTGATTGGTGGCGTAAATACTCCTGAGTCTGGGGTATTTGTATTGGGAGGCTTGCCCGCGGGGAATCTTATAGTGAAGGTATCTTTTATTTATTATAAAACAGTATCTCAAGCTATCATGGTGAATACCCCAAGCCTTGATATGGGTACAATAGCTTTGAGTCCAGATAACACTGTTTTACAGGAGGTTGAGGTAAAAGGAGAAAAAGAAGCCGCCAGTTTTAGCATGGATAAAAGGGTATTTAATGTAGCTAAAAGCTTGACAAGTATAGGTGGTACAGCCGAAGCTTTGCTGAGAAATGTACCTTCAATAAGCCTTGACGAAAGTGGTAATGCCAGTATCCGTAATTTGGCTACTACTATTTATATCAACGGAAAACCAACGCAGTTGACGCTTGCCCAAATTCCAGCTAATCAAATAGAATCAGTAGAGGTAATATCTAATCCTTCTGCTCGGTATGATGCCTCTACATCGGGTGGTATTGTTAATCTTATTTTAAAGAAAAATCGTCAGGCTGGATACAATGGTAGTGCTAGTGTGGGTATCGGAAATAATGCAAGGTATGATGCTTCAATTAACTTGGATTATCATCAAGACAAGTGGACTTTTAATGTGCTATATAACCTTAATGCAACCAAAAATCCGCTTAATAGCTATGTGCAAAGAACAACTTTTGCCGAAAATGTACCATCAACATTTTTTAACCAAAATACATTAACCAATTTAGATAACTTATTTCAGAACGGACGCTTGTCGATAGAATATGCTTCTGATAAGCATAATACCTTTACTTTGGCAGGAAATATGGTAGGAGGGGCTTTCAACACTATTGCCAATCAAAGCTATGATTACAAAAATGCTCAACAAGTTATCACCAGTTTTGGAACAAGAAATACCGTACCAGCCAATAATTATACCAATGTTGGGGTAGAGTTAGACTGGAAACATAGTTTTGCCCAAAAAGGTAAAGAATTGTCGGTTATTACCTCTTTTACCCGAAACAATGTATCGAATGCCGCCGATTGGTTTACAACAAGTTTGAATGCTGATGGCTCAGAACAAGTTAATTTTCCTGAAACCGACAAAATTACGGGTCGTCAGATTGGTTCACAGTATTTATTT
The DNA window shown above is from Flectobacillus major DSM 103 and carries:
- a CDS encoding PepSY-associated TM helix domain-containing protein, translating into MKLYRKLYSVHKWLGLTTGIFLLLLGLSGSILVFKDTLEDSIYTDINTVSVKSKPIALDSIYQIITRQYPNLDGLSWINPEAPANQAYCFRLYLNDAQLLTYDLGLLRIDQYTGQIIRHGRSDDWRLDLLEWCFQFHFSFHWGMPGAAFAASMGIIMLLSMLTGALVYRKFIWKVLTFKVRVKTKNWRTISSDLHRIIGVWSLLLNAIIFFTGFWMNLFAFEADTWHNEVIPTQPNTLVKVSLDKMYKEALSKMPDLIPNYVYLPTQPNKKFNVRGRLQNQNPLFAGGNRVNFDAQTGLFINIKRFSELAFGEKLEALFYPLHVGNYGGIFVQLLYVIIGLTPGVLAITGFLLWWRRK
- a CDS encoding TolC family protein, whose translation is MKSFLKNIIMLAIACSLSKQHATAQAPTYSLQQLKEVALKNNHILAVKQWQIAEREAKIKEDETKRYPTATLNGNYQYNFNLANITIPAGSIGILPLSSTTQVPLPNVDKNIEIGNKNLYNIGVTAYQPISQQIKIKTGLEVNRMDVAITEKEKQKIALQISQGVEQLYYGTLIAQKQLEEAQAKLAVAQAKLGDVETAIAAGKTIDVNQAGLMANIADEEQNILKLSIQTQNYKSDLVKLTGIAEEDFNLQELPLVLEDITGIESFKTSVSSNPDIQIASLTKEKADLGIKAAKQSTLPDFGVVTGYAYQSGNPILPSHNPFVGLNLKWNIQDLFSNKHLLQQREAQAKQAEEYILNLQQQVNSDIEKAYRKVNQSKALIAVAQKVLEYRSKELKVQEDKQLAGLNLKTDMLNTKAQVAKANADVYAAQLAYTLAVSELKNLIGQ
- a CDS encoding DUF6660 family protein; the encoded protein is MKIFSVIFSLYIILLACLPCGDASDCTKVTDTNQFSFYQTEHSGHTDDAETCSPFCICACCGTNIAFSFQFPVVAPDVECPFRPEKATIAYQNEAWISNFYGNIWQPPKI
- a CDS encoding CusA/CzcA family heavy metal efflux RND transporter, which translates into the protein MLDKIIAFSIKNKFIVGLFTLALILVGVYNLSRLPIDALPDITNNQVQVITTAPTLATQEVEQFITYPIEQTMKTIPKIVEMRSFSRFGLSVITLVFEENVDIYWARQQISEKLKDAERIIPKGIGIPELAPISTGLGEIYQYVIFAKKGFENKYDASKLRSIQDWLVKPQLLGTAGIAEVTTLGGNLKQYEIAVQPDRLKSMNITITDIFMALEKNNENTGGAYIDKQPYVYFIRALGMVKNIADIEKIVVKNNNGIPILIRDVAKVQEGAALRYGAVTKDGKGEVVGGMVLMLKGENSSAVVNRTKAKVEQIRKSLPEGVAIEPFVDRTKLVDNAIGTVEKNLLEGALIVIFVLVLLLGNWRAGLIVASVIPLALLFAVIMMNLFGVSGNLMSLGAIDFGLIVDGAVIIVEAVIHRLHQNKEGRLDAQQMDNEVLHAATQIRSSAAFGEIIILIVYLPILALVGTEGKMFKPMAQTVSFAILGAFILSLTYVPMASALFLSKMISHKKNISDKIIDFVYRFYQPILTKALQYKTFILSISFVLFLGAFGVFSRMGGEFIPTLEEGDYAINFRSANGSSLSMSIEISTKLEQILKAKFPEVVEVVAKIGSAEIPTDPMPIESGDLIIILKDKSQWTSSKDFYQLADMMKKEMEQIPGVSFEVSQPIQMRFNELMTGVRSDIAIKIFGEDLEKLAITANNAIGLIGNIEGVADIKAEQVTGMPQITVRYNPDKMALYGLNVGDLNKVVRTGFAGEATGTVYEGEKRYDLVVRLDKDFRQDISNVKNIFISLPSGNQIPLEQVADVNFEQGPAQISREDGRRRIVIGLNVRGRDVKSVVNDIQAKLDTQLKLPEGYYITYGGQFENLVEANKRLSVAVPAALLLIFVLLYFTFHSVKQSLLIFSAIPLSAIGGVFALWWRGMPFSISAGIGFIALFGVAVLNGIVLIGYFNQLKTEGWDDTLARIKEGTKVRLRPVVMTAAVASLGFLPMALSSGAGAEVQKPLATVVIGGLITATLLTLIILPILYLLLEKGIKSPSKISTLKVFVLLYFIGNSTNVFGQQNLSLSQAIEIATQKNTLVQASELAVKVQNQLKPTAVELPKTTINAMLGQYNTKSFDHNYSISQGFSPFQIQAKKRLINENIKYSELKLAATKHDVTFQIRQSWNMILYWSAMNQVLQKQEEYLQGLVNATALRFKTGESNLLEKTTAQTKQQALVQLRKQNDGLIISEKIKLKHLLNLQEDFVLAESSFLPSKALYTDSVYIRQNPVLQIAIQQVQLAQATQNLEKAQKKPEFLAGYFLQSLIGNQEMAGKTTHYNGLPRFQGVNLGINIPLFSKASNARIQATSTEILVQQKNAEYLKNQLSSQLLLQLEEQKVNQSLIDYYVQTALPNATLIGNNAQKAFQNGEIGYVEYLQALETVLSIQQNYLNAISQFNQNNVNIQYLLNN